GCGTGCCCCTTTTGCTAAGACACGTACCCGCCCTTCATTTTCAGTAAAAAAATCCAGCAATAAACTGGTTTCACTATAAGGGCGCCCATGAAGCACAAAGGCTCTCTGCCAGCCGTCCACAAATCAGCCTTATAAGTCGTCAACGTAACCGAGGCTACGCAGCGCCCGTTCATCATCAGCCCAACCGGATTTCACTTTTACCCACAATTCCAGGTGGATTTTCATATCGAACAGCTTTTCCATATCTTGACGAGCTTCTATGCCAATTTTCTTGATTTTGCTGCCTTTATTACCAATTACCATTTTCTTCTGGCCATCACGTTCTACCAGAATTAAACCGTGGATTGTATAACCTCCACGTTCATTAGTAACAAATTGTTCAATCTCCACTGTCACAGAATAGGGGAGTTCATCACCTAAAAAACGCATCAGTTTTTCACGGATGATTTCTGACGCCATAAAACGCTGTGAACGATCTGTAATGTAATCTTCCGGGAAGTGATGTTCTGCCTGTGGTATATGATCACGCACTATTTTAGCAATAGTATCAACATTCATGCTTTTTTCGGCGCTAATCGGCACAACATCGATAAAATTCATCTGTTGGCTAAGAAAACCGATATGTGGCAGAAGAATGGTTTTATCCGTCACATTGTCCACTTTATTAATAGCCAGTAATACAGGACAACGCAAATGACGTAATTTATTCACTACCATTTCATCATCAGGTGTCCAGTGCGTACCTTCCACAACAAAAATAACCAGTTCGACATCACCAATAGAACTGCTCGCTGCACGGTTCATTAAACGGTTGATCGCACGTTTTTCTTCAATATGAAGACCTGGTGTATCAACATAGATGGTTTGGTAAGCCCCTTCCGTATGGATACCCATGATGCGATGCCGCGTCGTTTGAGGTTTACGGGAAGTAATAGATACTTTTTGACCTAATAACTGATTCAATAATGTTGACTTACCAACATTGGGCCGACCGACTATTGCAACGAATCCGCAATAGTTTTTTTCTTCGCTCATTCAAGCTCCAGTTGTTTTAATGCTTGTTCCGCAGCCGCCTGCTCTGCCTTGCGGCGACTGGAACCGACTCCTCTGACAGGTTGTTCAAATCCACTGACCTGACAGTGAATTGTAAATTCCTGATCGTGTGCTTCCCCACGAACTTGAACAACCAGATATGCAGGCAACGGCAAATGACGCCCTTGCAAATATTCTTGTAAACGTGTTTTAGGATCTTTTTGCTTATCGCCTGGGCTAATTTCATTCAAACGGGTTTCATACCAATTCAGGATAATCTTTTCGACTGTCTGAATATCGCTATCAAGAAAAATAGCGCCGATTAAGGCTTCAATGCTATCCGCTAAAATGGATTCGCGACGATGTCCTCCACTCTTTAACTCACCAGGCCCTAAACGCAGGCATTCGCCTAACTCAAATTCTCTGGCCAGTTCTGCCAAAGTATTACCACGCACCAATGTTGCTCGCATGCGGCTCATGTCCCCTTCATCAACACGGGGAAAACGATGGTAAAGGGCATTAGCAATGACAAAACTCAGGATTGAGTCACCAAGAAATTCCAAACGTTCATTATGCTTACTGCTGGCACTGCGGTGAGTCAACGCTTGAAGCAACAAATCGTGCTGTTTAAAGCTATATCCTAGCTTATATTGTAACCGGTTCGCTATTATGGGGTTCATGTGCTACCAATTCAGTTAGAATTCATCAAATAAAAGCACACGCAACAGACCTGTGAGGCAATACAATTTGTAATAATACAATCAGCAAGTTACCTTGTTGTATGCCTTACAAAACTGTTGCGTTTGCACTAGCTCCCAAAGCATTCACCACCTTCAGGAGCCAGTCATCTCGTTTGAAAGAATATTCTACACTGAGAGATAAATTAATGCTGCGCTAATATATAAATATTAGTGAATTCCACCAATTCGGCTGAAACGCACGCCAGTAGGCCATTCACCTTCCTGCTTTTCAAAGCTTATCCAAATGGCAGTTGCGCGGCCTACCAGATTTTTCTCCGGTACAAATCCCCATGAACGACTATCATCACTGTTGTCACGGTTATCACCCATAGCAAAATATTGCCCCTTAGGAACGACCCAAGTACCCGCAGGCAAACCTTCTTGAGAGAAACCTGGGAAGCGTCGTATTACAGGGATAGTCAAAATATGGTGTGACACATCACCTAAAATTTCGACTCTTTCGTCCTGACGAAGAGTGTACGGCCCTATTGGTTCATCAACAGGAACTTGATAAACACCACTTATACGAAAGCCTTCTGGTGTCACATCTTCTTTTATTGTCCATTCACTTGGGAACACATTCCGGTAAGTAACAGGTAAATCCCCCTTACATTCCGTATTCCAGCCACAGCCAGGGTAAACCTGAAGCTCTTTATTG
The sequence above is drawn from the Xenorhabdus ishibashii genome and encodes:
- the era gene encoding GTPase Era, which translates into the protein MSEEKNYCGFVAIVGRPNVGKSTLLNQLLGQKVSITSRKPQTTRHRIMGIHTEGAYQTIYVDTPGLHIEEKRAINRLMNRAASSSIGDVELVIFVVEGTHWTPDDEMVVNKLRHLRCPVLLAINKVDNVTDKTILLPHIGFLSQQMNFIDVVPISAEKSMNVDTIAKIVRDHIPQAEHHFPEDYITDRSQRFMASEIIREKLMRFLGDELPYSVTVEIEQFVTNERGGYTIHGLILVERDGQKKMVIGNKGSKIKKIGIEARQDMEKLFDMKIHLELWVKVKSGWADDERALRSLGYVDDL
- the rnc gene encoding ribonuclease III, with the protein product MNPIIANRLQYKLGYSFKQHDLLLQALTHRSASSKHNERLEFLGDSILSFVIANALYHRFPRVDEGDMSRMRATLVRGNTLAELAREFELGECLRLGPGELKSGGHRRESILADSIEALIGAIFLDSDIQTVEKIILNWYETRLNEISPGDKQKDPKTRLQEYLQGRHLPLPAYLVVQVRGEAHDQEFTIHCQVSGFEQPVRGVGSSRRKAEQAAAEQALKQLELE
- the lepB gene encoding signal peptidase I, whose translation is MANTFALVLTLATLITGILWCIERFKFAPARKKKLAHIQEQATGAEAQETLAKELNKPSWFETIASVFPVLAIVLVLRSFVYEPFQIPSGSMMPTLLIGDFILVEKFAYGLKDPITQTTLIKTGEPKRGDVAVFKYPKNPSIDFVKRIIGLPGDKIVYDYVNKELQVYPGCGWNTECKGDLPVTYRNVFPSEWTIKEDVTPEGFRISGVYQVPVDEPIGPYTLRQDERVEILGDVSHHILTIPVIRRFPGFSQEGLPAGTWVVPKGQYFAMGDNRDNSDDSRSWGFVPEKNLVGRATAIWISFEKQEGEWPTGVRFSRIGGIH